tcccatttcatcctcacaaccagtctgtgaggtaggttatgttgagggacttgaaccctggtctttcagGTTCTGGTTCAGCACTCATAAGTCCTACTCCCCGCAGCTGTTGTCCAGCAGCAGGTTGGTGTAAAAGCCTGTTCCATGTGCCCTGGGGCTGCACATTGAAGGGGTGGGGGCAAAAAAGTGGCCTTTCAAGAAAACGGGCCCAACCTTctgggctccccaccccccactgtgGAGTGTCTATCAAACTGAAAGCCTCTTGAGAATCGCCTCCCACACACAGACCTGGGAGCACAAGAGAAAGTGGATGCCTGCCGTGGGCTTTGAATTCAGCCCTCTGCTCACCTGGAGGCCATTTTGTTTAATCCACACTGTTACATTCTGTGCATAGCTGCGTTTATTCTTGGGTTGCAACGGAAAGGGACTCTTATTGTCGTCTTCGCCATATGGGTTCTCTTTAGCATCTGAAAGGAAAACGAATCGCTGAAGAACAAGACTacttccaagcaagcaagcaaagcaaCTGAACATATGGACTGGATGCTTGAAAAGGGGACTCTAAAAAATTGTGGAGAGATACgcaggacacaagagcccttgaTCCAAGGTGGAACATGCACACCTGTGTGCACAGAACCTCACCATTTGCACACCAATGGTTGGGACAGTTCTGTGAGCAAAAAGAAGGAACTACATCTGGAGCCttcactgaaatgaacagggaaGCTGTGGTGTAGAACCCATGGACCCAACAGGGGAGGAAATGGGCTTGGGAAGACTAGTGTCTCAAACGCTGAAGGGATTGCTAGAACCATTCAGACAGGCATGACCCCTACCTGAGATGGGGCCAAGTTGGGCCATCTTCCCCAGCCAAGGAAGAGGCTCCGGACCCGGCTCAAAGAGAGACATCATCAGGTTGGACTTCTTCTTGCTGTCAGCCTGAGAATACAGCATCCCATACCATTCAGggctgaaaagaaaaggagaacatCCACAAGCAGTTCTACCATTCTTGCTCCAAAGAAAACACCCTGGCCAATCTGGGGCTGGGGATTCCCTTTCCCCGCAGCTTCTCACTACTACAAGAACAGACAGAAGTCACAAATGATCTGTCATAAGaacagcctactggatcaggccaatggcccatccagtcctgttctcacagtggccacccagatgctccaacgggaagcttgcaagcaggacccaagtacaagagctttctcccctcctgtggtttccagcaactggtattcagaagcattactgcctctgtccGTGGAGGCGGAGCATAAACGtaatagctagtagccattgacagccttctcctccatgaattggtccagtcctcttttaaaacaatcttggttggtggccatcactgcttcccagGGGAGCAatttccatagcttaactatgcacTGAATGAAGTGCTTTATTTTATCTGACCTGAATcatccagcattcagcttcactggatgtccatgcattctggtgttatgagagaggggagAAAACCATTTCTCGATCTACTTTCTCCATACCAGGCATTATTTCACAAACTTCTACCTGCCCTCTTCTTCTATTAATTTTCAGGAAATGTTTAGGGTCACTTTGTTCCAAGACTGGGCCTCTGCTGTGGAAGTTTCCAAATATGGCCCTTGTGACTCTTACCAAGGTTTCGTCCCCATGCTGGCCCTGCTCTGTGACCCCCTCCTTgagggcttttgcctggctaCAGGGATATGTGGGCGAGTGTAGAAACCTCTTGGGTTTTCTGTGGCTGGCATGTTACCTGTCTTTAATTGCAAGAACTGCCTGTTTTGCTCCAGCCTCTGTTTGCCTTTGACCCCGCCCACCACTGATATGCAGCCCCTGGAAGATTACTTggagtgaatgtggccctcaggcagaACAAAGGCTTTCCCACCCCTGTTTCAGAAGCTTCTGGAACCCCTGCCTTGTTGTGGCGGACGTAAGTCGCCCATCAAAGGACATCTGGTAGTTAAATCCAGTCTCCCTTTTCCAATACTGAAATGAACTGAACATCAATCACTGGCCCCAAATACATACAATTCTAGCCAATAACATCTCTGTTCTCCAGAACTACAAGCCCCCCCCGCGAATCCCCCGGACCTTTCATACCCTAACTGCACAATAGCCACCATGCCTTCGACTTTCAGGCTCCCATGAAGCAACACACAGAAGTTTGGGATCTTGCCCGCTATCTGATTAGCCGAATTCTCGTCTTCAACCTCATCAGCAATCCCAGGACCCACCTCATCTCCTTctagggaaaagggaaaataaGACGCTATCAGAACTTGCCTCCTCtcactggggtggtggtggttgttgttattgctactactactactgcttagatatcattttttattatgcttatatcccacttttttcctGCAAGGAACTCAAGTTTGTGTTCTCCCCCTCCACAGTCCATCCCTTTatcaaccctgcaaggtaggctaggttgagagATCGTGACTGGCTCCCAAAGTCACTCAGGGAGCAtcatggtcaagtggggatttgaatccttgtctcccaggtcctagcccaggaCTCTAACCAACACACCACACACTGCCCAGATCAGTGCTCAATAGACTAAAAATACAGAGTTGTCACTTctgggtgtggggaggggagagagcaaaagggCTCACCTTTGTTAAGAGCAATAGGCAACACCAAATGCCTAGATAGCACGGGGGGACTGGAGATATCCGCTATGTCAATAAAACCAACTATTTCCAAatctaaaagggggaaaaacagagaGAAGGTAGGGGATCAGATTTCAAAAAACACGCCAGCTGGGAATTTCTTCCACACACCCACATAATGTCTAAACAGGAACACACCATCTCACACATGCCCCTGGCCCTCTCAAAAGTAGACCAGGACCATTCCAAAGTGGAATCCAACCAGACCACAGTGGTTTACCCTCACTTTCAAATCCCAGGCTTGGGGCCTGCCACTGAGAATACCCTCTCCTGGGCCACCCTCCTTCAAGCTTCTGAGAGTGGTGGAACAACCAAGAAGTCCCCCTCTGATTATCACAACCCCTGAGAGAGTctatagggaaggaggcagtcttccACATCtttggggcctgagtcatttagaGCTTTCAATACTAAGTGTCAGAAGTGGGACGGATGGCTACATTCCACAGCCCAAGTCAGAGGAAGAAACTGCCGAGGAGGAGGAGCTAAATCAAAGTTGTTGCCAGAAAAGAAGCAGCTACTTACCCGTATTAATTGTTTTAGGGACTGGATCGATTTCCTCATCTATAATGAAAGGCTCCGGCCTTGGAAAGGCTTGCACGTCCGAAGACAAATGGCCGCATTTCAGAACAGCATGGAAGGGGGTGTAAGCCACGTCTATTAGCTTTCTAGAACAAGAGAGCTTATCATTAAAACCAAAAGTTAAATCCAAACAAGAAGGAGCTTGTTTGGATGATGTTTAATGGGTGGGAAGACTGGTGACAAGACATCTTTTGCCTGACCTTTCATTTCTAGTTGCAAAGAATTATGTGAGCTTTCAAGCAACAGGAATCTTTTCATCAGAAAGAAGAGCTAAGAAAGCGGCCATAAGATCAGTGATAAATAAGGCCCTTTGTAGATGATGCCGGGAGAGCAGTTAAAAGATAGGTCAGTGGtaaaagctcccaggttcaatccaaggCACTTCTAGGTAGGCAGGGAAAGACTCTAGCCACCACAGCTAAtagagattatgggagctgtggtccaacatctggaagaccaaaggctgggaaaggctggtgtaaacaatactgagctagataggcaaAGATGGTGTAAggataaggcagtttcttatgaTCCTAGGAGTTCTCTATGACATAGCTACACAGTTAAACTGGTCTTAAACTAGCTTAAGCTGCCATAGACTCCATTAAGGAAGCAGGCACTGTAGTTTCTAAGAGTGCCAACGACAACAAATCTCCTGCAGTACATGGAAAACCACAATTCCAAGAGTTTTATCTGTCAAATTTGGAGAGCTCTGCTTTGGAAGCAAGGGGAATGGAGGATTCATAGAGAAGCCAATTTATGTAGCAATGCTCATATGATTAAATTACTATCCTGCCAACAGAATTGTGTGCAACTCATGATCTTTTCCTCCCAAAATTTATGTCTTATCTTATCTGTTCATTTCATTTACTTTATCTATCTTGTACTTTGGAGCAAACATGGCAGCTGGAGCACCAGCCAGCCAATGTTAAGCATTTTAAAGTCCAATTCATCAAAGTATTAACATTAGTGAGACTTTGTACTTAACTGTGGCTGGACTGTGACCATTCCTGATTTTCTCCTCAAAAAACCTTGAAACTCAATGTTTATAGAACATTCCTGAATTTCAAGGGAGCgcactaaatgaccctcagggtcccttcaaacgtTATGTGTCTATGATAATTACCACCAAATATTAGTAAttactggggagggggcaggactgTGGAGGAAACTAACCTTGCAGACAAACAAGAAGGGATAATAGTCACAACTGAAAGGCAGAGGACACGTTAGCATCAGAAGACTGAATTATATTGGTGGAAAAGTTACCCAATAACTTATCTGCGCTAGGTAGGAAGAGAAGGAAACAAACCCACACCATGTCATGCAAGACTCTATGTTGAAGGATATTTACACAGCAATGCTGTTCACAGGTGTACTCACCCAAACATGGACTGCACATTCTTCAAGCAAAGGGGTCCATCAATAGTAAAAATCTGGCCCTCTCCGTTGTTTAAGTCTATGAGCCGTTCAAGACAATCTAAAGAATCTGAGCTCTGGAGCTTTAACAAAAGAAAGCACAACTTCACACACAGTGTCCCAGTTGCATGTAATGCCAAACTATAGCTTTGTGTGAGCAGGCAGCTTCCTGGAGAGGCAATTGCCCCATTCTGCTTCTctggtcttgctgctgctgcactgctatgAGCTAAGCCATAATTTAGCTCATCATAAAATCCAAACtcaggcttgtggtttgtcttctGCAGACAAACCAAGAGCAAACCTTGTTTAAAGCCAAAGGGGACTCACCTCCTCCAGATTGGCCATGCACATGACGTATAGCTTTGATGGGAAAGGAAAAGGCAGAGGGAACCGGTTGCTTTCAGTTCGTTGGCCAAGAGTAGCCAAAGAGTGTCGGAGAGAGCCCCTTCCAATGCCCAAGCTGCCATCAGTAACAAGGACAACCTAGCAAGGAGGGAACAAGAGAAGCAGTGACCCAACAAACATGTTGATCTCCAAAAACTATCCCATGCTGCAAGCACTCGTCAGTTGATTATAGAAATACCAGTTTGAGATTTCACATCCTCAGTTTTCCACCTGCAATATGGGAATTATAACAGCTTAACTCAGACTTGTTGGAAAGGCCAGCCTACAAAATCATTATTTCTTTCCCAAGTTCTTGGGGTGTTTTCCCATGTGAGGTTTGAATGTGTCTTCAGGCCTCTCTTTGCTAGTACTACATCATGTGAACCTCTATAGGAAGGCCCCCATGCATTAGAATTATATAGGATGTGACAGTGTTTAATAAGGGCCGAAAAACTAGCAGCTCTTAGGCCAAAAGGAAACCTCAGAGATACAACCTGCTCCTTCAACTAATACTCCTGAGGCAAAAGAGGCAAACAGAAAGTACTGAGTGGCAAggataactttctgacaggataCTCCTTGCTCACAAAAAAGGGTATGCTTAGTACACCTTACCAGGATGTGAAATTGTTTCCTGCAGATGTAGTCTGCTCAATCCTGAACCCTAATTTATAGCAGTCATCATCTGGAATAGTCTAAAATCTTACCTGGCAGGGAATGGCAGCCCCCCATTCCTGTTGCACAATATTGCAAACCCCAAGCAGAGCAGACTCCAAGCAGGTTTTGTCATAATCATCCATATTACTCAGGGCTTCCTGTCAACACAAGTTACACACTAGTTGGTTGGGGTTAGAAAAATACTCTATATGCAACTTGCTGCTCAATTATACAGGACTGAGTTGGAGTTTTGAGAATGACAATCAGTCCTAATTCATatttacaatgcaacaaaaacatttctctgccTTTATATTTTGTACCTGGAGCGTATTGTAGTCTCTTGTGAAGGGAACCATCAGTTCCCAGAGGGATGAAAACACAACCAAAGCAGTGAATTCCAGTTTGTAGTTGGTTGCCATGTGTTCAAACAGCATGGTCAGGCCATGAGCTGCAAGATGTTTCCGCTGATATTCTTCAGAGCCCTCAATTGAGACTGGCCGGGTCATTGAGAGGGACACATCCATCACCACCACAGTCGGCATGGTGCCCCCTTCTTTGTTCTATCAAATGTGCAAGAGGAAATTGCTGTGGAGgaagaaatggaaataaatgcCCATCAGTTTTAACATTTTTCAAATTAAATATATAATAACACCTCCTGCAAATCAGGAGGTTTTCCTTGTGGATTGTTGGAATAATTTTATTGAAATGTTATGACTTTTTGGCTTCTAGCCTTTTTGTAAGTTGCTTAAACTTTTAGTAGGAGACTAATGCACCAAGTAAAGGATAATAAAATAATCTTAGAAACAACTAATTCTACTTTCACTACCTAGGGCAGGGCCAAAAAttggtatataaataaacaggTGGTGttgcagagagagaaatggaaccAGAGAGTGAACTCCCCAGAAAACATCTGCTAAGTAGCtattaatgtaataataataaataaaacaaatattaaaacaaaacaaaaaaggaacctAGGGAAGAATTACAAATATGCATGCTGGCACTGTGTGGCTGAGGGATGGTCAACACAAGCACAGCAAGCCAATTAAGGATAATAAAGGAAATCTGAGAAGGGGGAAACTGGTGAAGGAAGAGCAGTACATTACCTATAAGGGAATGGATAGCATAAAAGAGGCCAAAAAATGCATAGAAAAGGAGAGAGGCAGCACCTATTTGGAGTGCAAGGGATGGTAAGAAGAATCTGAGGGAAGAGGACAAATTGGTGGAAACAGTGGAGCATTACCTAATAGTTGGTGACATTCTGAATCTAAGATGAGGGTCAAGAGTGAATTCCAAAGGGGTAGCCATGCTGCAGCAATGCCAACAAGGGgttttgtagcaccttaaagcaCCACATTAGTGTGGGCAAAAAGAAGGAGGAATGATACCGGTATATGCAGAAAATACGTCCTGAGAAGCTTGCAACCTCTCTTCCATTT
The nucleotide sequence above comes from Podarcis raffonei isolate rPodRaf1 chromosome 14, rPodRaf1.pri, whole genome shotgun sequence. Encoded proteins:
- the INTS14 gene encoding integrator complex subunit 14 isoform X1; this translates as MPTVVVMDVSLSMTRPVSIEGSEEYQRKHLAAHGLTMLFEHMATNYKLEFTALVVFSSLWELMVPFTRDYNTLQEALSNMDDYDKTCLESALLGVCNIVQQEWGAAIPCQVVLVTDGSLGIGRGSLRHSLATLGQRTESNRFPLPFPFPSKLYVMCMANLEELQSSDSLDCLERLIDLNNGEGQIFTIDGPLCLKNVQSMFGKLIDVAYTPFHAVLKCGHLSSDVQAFPRPEPFIIDEEIDPVPKTINTDLEIVGFIDIADISSPPVLSRHLVLPIALNKEGDEVGPGIADEVEDENSANQIAGKIPNFCVLLHGSLKVEGMVAIVQLGPEWYGMLYSQADSKKKSNLMMSLFEPGPEPLPWLGKMAQLGPISDAKENPYGEDDNKSPFPLQPKNKRSYAQNVTVWIKQNGLQTDVQKILRNARKLPEKTQTFYKELNRLRKAALALGFWDLLKGVADILERECTLLPDTAHPDAAFQLTHAAQQLKMAGSGTSEYATYDHNITPLQTDFSSSGTERL
- the INTS14 gene encoding integrator complex subunit 14 isoform X2; protein product: MPTVVVMDVSLSMTRPVSIEGSEEYQRKHLAAHGLTMLFEHMATNYKLEFTALVVFSSLWELMVPFTRDYNTLQEALSNMDDYDKTCLESALLGVCNIVQQEWGAAIPCQVVLVTDGSLGIGRGSLRHSLATLGQRTESNRFPLPFPFPSKLYVMCMANLEELQSSDSLDCLERLIDLNNGEGQIFTIDGPLCLKNVQSMFGKLIDVAYTPFHAVLKCGHLSSDVQAFPRPEPFIIDEEIDPVPKTINTDLEIVGFIDIADISSPPVLSRHLVLPIALNKGDEVGPGIADEVEDENSANQIAGKIPNFCVLLHGSLKVEGMVAIVQLGPEWYGMLYSQADSKKKSNLMMSLFEPGPEPLPWLGKMAQLGPISDAKENPYGEDDNKSPFPLQPKNKRSYAQNVTVWIKQNGLQTDVQKILRNARKLPEKTQTFYKELNRLRKAALALGFWDLLKGVADILERECTLLPDTAHPDAAFQLTHAAQQLKMAGSGTSEYATYDHNITPLQTDFSSSGTERL